A window from Scleropages formosus chromosome 17, fSclFor1.1, whole genome shotgun sequence encodes these proteins:
- the LOC108937989 gene encoding protein crumbs homolog 2-like — MFSPRWTSPESLPDMGRWTVRSTFCGTALLSLTVICWGTAFAEMQGKCHSSPCRNGGTCESQGLDYVCHCPSGYQGRDCGTPNPYCVDEPCLNNGTCYANGGGYSCACLPGFQGPRCEEDLDECVSQPCRNGAICVDDAGAYRCFCVPGFQGYNCEIDIDECASRPCENNGTCVNGKDRYVCECMLGYTGENCEVEIDECESQPCQNGATCHDLVGRHTCDCLPGFEGLGCEVNIDECASQPCLNGGTCNDLVDSYDCNCRDTGFTGLTCGEEILECNSNPCQNNATCQEEINRYTCICWNGFEGEHCEVDVDECAARPCRNGGRCLQKSDVSAYGDPTDFNYANAAGYLCVCPPGFTGETCSEDVDDCKYLPCRNGGTCKDQTNAYQCLCLPGFTGVDCEVNIDECQSEPCQNGARCEDSVSGYKCRCPEAGPGEVPWGGDHCEVPLIGCRDHLCENGATCAPLLVEGQHSYICHCSPGFHGSHCSHATTFSFSRQSFVPLPALRPDRLPEVHLRFRTTLPDGVLFYRGDGDSYLTLEVTGGRLRAAVAIGNAEIYLSLPGLVHDSGWRDVHLVLNGSLRLELRSPGCGVTSCWAENGSATLHHLRVPASFSEAFVGGTELGYLGNTASQVGFVGCVQDLAIDSVPVLPQYFPEGSGVQMGCSKTDWCHSEPCSNRGRCVDRWTSFYCDCRRPFYGDRCEKEHPSWTFGHEDTVSYASYDIGGIPGARFAVSFLLRSRKRDGLLLQLRRKGAPYFTIYLQASEVHIRGPSHDQTLASILVATGEWCLLIMEARNGSIAFREGERSERSFTFLGVAAEAGDVAFVGGLPEGEDTEPWGGHFKGCLQDLRLFGEHLKVLNITAGARDLESADQVCSLKEARNVQLGCNSDDSCRPQTNGVELCKNGGRCRVTWNDFTCDCPSNFTGRRCERRVWCASDPCAAGSRCKDLPDGYECLSNATFENDGLQYKANGSLVDPVTRISMELRTREENGVILRAFSGAEFFCVGLLNSSLLVKIRTGNNVEALAFTSMQPLSDGDWHQVRVAMADPQQGSSRWMMAVDGERSGISLAAAGDLSFLNESTVYLAENFTGCLGEVRVGEVYLPFLSDGAPQSARFVRQGAEEVRLGCTGSPVCRPNPCLNNGTCEDLFDLFGCVCAPGWEGPRCQDDVDECASAPCVRGTCTDLLADFECKCPRGYGGKACEDDLDDCRGHSCMNGGSCVDGVDSYTCACPPNFTGLLCQWIFPSPRCEHDVQCENGATCTEAIWGANCTCAPGFTGDRCEVEVDECESNPCQHGGSCVDRLDGFQCVCMPGFAGSHCENSKQEQKEGLPLLVVAVPVACCCILLAAVGLAVMALTARRKRQSEGTYSPSQQEVAGARLEMDSVLKVPPEERLI; from the exons ATGTTTTCTCCGCGCTGGACTAGTCCAGAGAGCCTGCCGGACATGGGGCGCTGGACGGTGCGCTCAACTTTCTGTGGGACAGCCCTGCTGAGCCTGACGGTCATCTGCTGGG GAACTGCTTTCGCGGAGATGCAGGGAAAGTGCCATTCTTCCCCGTGCCGGAACGGAGGAACGTGCGAGAGCCAGGGGTTGGACTATGTCTGCCACTGTCCCTCTGGTTACCAGGGGAGGGACTGCGGGACCCCGAACCCCTACTGCGTGGACGAGCCCTGCCTCAATAACGGCACCTGCTACGCCAACGGAGGCGGCTACTCCTGTGCGTGCCTCCCGGGCTTCCAGGGGCCCCGGTGCGAGGAGGACCTGGACGAGTGTGTGTCACAGCCGTGTCGCAACGGTGCCATCTGTGTGGATGACGCGGGCGCCTACCGCTGCTTCTGCGTGCCGGGCTTCCAGGGCTACAACTGCGAAATCGATATTGACGAGTGTGCGTCGCGGCCCTGTGAGAACAACGGCACCTGCGTCAACGGGAAGGACCGCTATGTGTGCGAATGCATGCTGGGATATACCG GGGAAAACTGCGAGGTGGAAATAGATGAGTGCGAATCCCAGCCCTGCCAGAACGGGGCCACCTGCCACGACCTGGTGGGCCGGCACACCTGCGACTGCCTCCCGGGGTTCGAGGGTCTCGGCTGCGAGGTGAACATTGACGAGTGCGCCAGCCAGCCCTGCCTCAACGGGGGCACCTGCAACGACTTGGTGGACAG CTACGACTGCAACTGCAGGGACACTGGATTCACCGGCCTGACCTGCGGGGAGGAAATCCTGGAGTGCAATTCGAACCCCTGCCAGAATAACGCCACCTGTCAGGAGgagatcaaccgctacacctgCATTTGCTGGAACG GGTTCGAGGGCGAGCACTGCGAGGTCGACGTGGACGAGTGCGCGGCGCGGCCCTGCAGGAACGGCGGCAGGTGCCTGCAGAAGTCGGACGTCTCCGCCTACGGAGACCCCACGGATTTCAACTATGCGAACGCGGCCGGTTACCTGTGCGTCTGCCCACCTGGATTCACAG GGGAAACGTGTTCGGAGGATGTGGACGACTGCAAGTACCTGCCCTGTCGGAATGGGGGCACCTGCAAGGACCAGACCAATGCGTACCAGTGCCTGTGCCTACCTGGCTTCACAG GTGTGGACTGCGAGGTGAATATCGACGAATGCCAGAGCGAGCCTTGCCAAAACGGCGCCCGGTGCGAGGATTCCGTCTCTGGGTACAAGTGCCGCTGCCCTGAGGCTGGACCCGGGGAGGTGCCATGGGGCGGCGACCACTGTGAAGTTCCCCTGATAGGCTGCCGTGACCACCTGTGTGAGAACGGCGCCACCTGTGCGCCCTTGCTGGTGGAGGGCCAACACAGTTACATCTGCCACTGTTCGCCGGGTTTCCACGGCAGCCACTGCAGCCATGCCACAACGTTCTCATTCTCCCGCCAGAGCTTCGTCCCCCTTCCGGCACTCAGACCCGACAGGCTGCCAGAGGTCCATCTGCGCTTTCGCACCACGCTGCCCGACGGGGTCCTGTTCTACAGAGGAGACGGGGACAGCTACCTGACCCTGGAGGTCACAGGGGGGCGTCTCCGTGCTGCGGTTGCCATTGGTAACGCAGAGATTTACCTGTCGCTCCCTGGCCTGGTGCACGACAGCGGGTGGCGTGACGTTCACCTGGTGCTGAACGGAAGCCTCCGGCTGGAACTGAGATCACCAGGCTGCGGTGTCACCAGCTGCTGGGCGGAGAACGGTAGTGCCACGCTCCACCACCTCCGTGTTCCCGCCTCCTTCTCAGAAGCCTTCGTGGGGGGCACAGAGCTGGGATACCTGGGCAACACGGCGAGTCAGGTGGGGTTTGTGGGCTGCGTGCAGGACCTGGCTATCGACTCCGTGCCGGTACTCCCGCAGTACTTCCCTGAGGGGTCCGGGGTTCAAATGGGCTGCAGCAAGACCGACTGGTGCCATTCGGAGCCGTGCTCCAACCGTGGTCGCTGCGTCGACCGGTGGACCAGCTTCTACTGCGACTGCCGGAGGCCCTTCTACGGTGACCGCTGTGAGAAAG AGCACCCATCCTGGACGTTTGGTCACGAGGACACGGTGAGCTACGCGTCCTACGACATTGGCGGGATTCCGGGAGCGCGCTTCGCGGTCTCGTTCCTCCTGCGCTCGCGGAAGAGGGACGGCttgctgcttcagctgaggcgAAAGGGGGCGCCGTACTTCACCATCTACCTGCAGGCCAGTGAGGTGCACATTCGGGGCCCCTCTCATGATCAAACCCTGGCCTCAATATTAGTCGCAACCGGAGAGTGGTGTCTGCTGATCATGGAAGCTCGCAATGGCTCCATAGCATTCCGGGAAGGGGAGAGGTCGGAAAGGTCGTTCACGTTCCTGGGAGTGGCGGCGGAGGCAGGAGATGTGGCGTTTGTTGGCGGCCTgccggagggagaggacacGGAGCCCTGGGGGGGTCACTTCAAGGGCTGCCTGCAGGACTTGCGTCTGTTCGGCGAACATCTGAAGGTGCTGAACATCACAGCGGGAGCGCGTGACCTCGAAAGTGCGGACCAGGTCTGCTCTCTCAAAGAAGCGCGCAACGTGCAGTTGGGCTGCAACAGCGACGACTCCTGCCGGCCACAGACCAATGGG GTGGAGCTGTGCAAGAATGGAGGCAGGTGCCGAGTGACCTGGAACGACTTCACCTGCGACTGTCCCTCCAACTTCACGGGCCGCAGGTGCGAGAGACGCGTGTGGTGCGCGAGCGACCCTTGTGCTGCAGGAAGCCGCTGCAAGGACCTCCCTGATGGATACGAGT GCCTCAGCAACGCAACTTTCGAGAATGATGGCCTACAGTACAAAGCCAACGGCTCCCTGGTTGACCCAGTGACCAGGATCAGCATGGAGCTTCGAACCCGGGAGGAGAACGGAGTGATACTGCGTGCCTTCAGCGGGGCGGAATTCTTCTGCGTGGGCCTCCTCAACTCTTCCTTGTTGGTGAAGATCCGCACTGGGAACAACGTGGAGGCCCTGGCCTTCACCAGCATGCAGCCGCTGTCGGACGGTGACTGGCATCAAGTACGGGTCGCCATGGCCGACCCGCAGCAGGGCTCCTCCCGCTGGATGATGGCGGTGGACGGGGAGCGGAGCGGCATTAGCCTGGCCGCCGCCGGGGACCTCAGCTTCCTCAACGAGTCAACGGTGTACCTGGCGGAGAACTTCACGGGCTGCCTGGGAGAGGTGAGGGTGGGTGAGGTCTACCTGCCCTTCTTGAGCGACGGCGCCCCGCAGTCGGCCCGGTTCGTCCGGCAGGGCGCGGAGGAGGTCCGTCTGGGATGCACGGGTTCCCCTGTGTGCCGCCCGAACCCATGCCTCAACAACGGCACGTGTGAGGACCTCTTCGACCTCTTTGGCTGCGTCTGCGCCCCCGGCTGGGAGGGTCCGCGATGCCAGGATGACGTGGACGAATGTGCCTCCGCACCCTGCGTCCGTGGGACCTGCACAGACCTCTTGGCGGACTTTGAGTGCAAGTGTCCCCGTGGTTACGGGGGAAAGGCCTGCGAAGATGACCTGGATGACTGCCGGGGGCACAGTTGCATGAACGGGGGAAGCTGTGTGGACGGAGTGGACAGCTACACCTGTGCCTGTCCTCCCAACTTCACAGGACTGCTCTGCCA GTGGATCTTCCCGTCACCGCGCTGTGAGCATGACGTGCAGTGTGAGAATGGTGCCACCTGCACAGAAGCCATCTGGGGAGCCAACTGCACCTGCGCACCTGGATTCACGGGTGACAG GTGTGAAGTGGAGGTGGACGAGTGCGAGTCGAACCCCTGCCAGCATGGCGGCTCCTGCGTCGACCGACTCGACGGgttccagtgtgtgtgcatgccgGGATTTGCCGGCAGCCACTGTGAGAACAGC AAACAAGAGCAGAAAGAAGGGCTCCCCCTGCTGGTCGTCGCCGTCCCGGTGGCCTGCTGCTGTATACTGCTGGCTGCCGTCGGCCTGGCCGTGATGGCGCTGACGGCACGGAGGAAGCGTCAGTCGGAGGGCACCTACAGTCCGagtcagcaggaggtggcaggaGCACGCTTGGAGATGGACAGTGTGCTCAAAGTCCCCCCAGAGGAGCGGCTCATCTGA